In Leclercia sp. LSNIH1, the genomic stretch CCGAAGCTGTTTCACTTCGTGTTGTGAAAATTTGAGAGACTCGAACACACCTTTATCTGTTCTTATTACGGAGAACAGACACAGTGTGTCGTTTCAATTTTCAGCTTGATCCAGATTTTTAAAGAGCAAAACTTCGCAGCGCACCTTCGCAGGTACACTCTGAAGTTTTCAGGTTTTCGCAGTAAAGATGGTGGAGCTATGCGGGATCGAACCGCAGACCTCCTGCGTGCAAGGCAGGCGCTCTCCCAGCTGAGCTATAGCCCCATCGTGGTATCTCTGTACCGCCAATTTTTTCTGAGGCAAGGCGTGGTGACACGAAGCATACTGAAGTATGTGAGTGTCGCCGCAACGCAGCATCAGTAAAAATTTGGTAGGCCTGAGTGGACTTGAACCACCGACCTCACCCTTATCAGGGGTGCGCTCTAACCACCTGAGCTACAAGCCTGCAGAGATTTTTTACTGCTAATTTTCATCAGACAATCTGTGTGGACACTACAAAGGCAGGTTCTTTAAGGTAAGGAGGTGATCCAACCGCAGGTTCCCCTACGGTTACCTTGTTACGACTTCACCCCAGTCATGAATCACAAAGTGGTAAGCGCCCTCCCGAAGGTTAAGCTACCTACTTCTTTTGCAACCCACTCCCATGGTGTGACGGGCGGTGTGTACAAGGCCCGGGAACGTATTCACCGTAGCATTCTGATCTACGATTACTAGCGATTCCGACTTCATGGAGTCGAGTTGCAGACTCCAATCCGGACTACGACGCACTTTATGAGGTCCGCTTGCTCTCGCGAGGTCGCTTCTCTTTGTATGCGCCATTGTAGCACGTGTGTAGCCCTACTCGTAAGGGCCATGATGACTTGACGTCATCCCCACCTTCCTCCAGTTTATCACTGGCAGTCTCCTTTGAGTTCCCGGCCGGACCGCTGGCAACAAAGGATAAGGGTTGCGCTCGTTGCGGGACTTAACCCAACATTTCACAACACGAGCTGACGACAGCCATGCAGCACCTGTCTCAGAGTTCCCGAAGGCACCAAGCCATCTCTGGCAAGTTCTCTGGATGTCAAGAGTAGGTAAGGTTCTTCGCGTTGCATCGAATTAAACCACATGCTCCACCGCTTGTGCGGGCCCCCGTCAATTCATTTGAGTTTTAACCTTGCGGCCGTACTCCCCAGGCGGTCGACTTAACGCGTTAGCTCCGGAAGCCACGCCTCAAGGGCACAACCTCCAAGTCGACATCGTTTACGGCGTGGACTACCAGGGTATCTAATCCTGTTTGCTCCCCACGCTTTCGCACCTGAGCGTCAGTCTTTGTCCAGGGGGCCGCCTTCGCCACCGGTATTCCTCCAGATCTCTACGCATTTCACCGCTACACCTGGAATTCTACCCCCCTCTACAAGACTCAAGCCTGCCAGTTTCAAATGCAGTTCCCAGGTTGAGCCCGGGGATTTCACATCTGACTTAACAGACCGCCTGCGTGCGCTTTACGCCCAGTAATTCCGATTAACGCTTGCACCCTCCGTATTACCGCGGCTGCTGGCACGGAGTTAGCCGGTGCTTCTTCTGCGAGTAACGTCAATCACTGTGGTTATTAACCACAATGCCTTCCTCCTCGCTGAAAGTACTTTACAACCCGAAGGCCTTCTTCATACACGCGGCATGGCTGCATCAGGCTTGCGCCCATTGTGCAATATTCCCCACTGCTGCCTCCCGTAGGAGTCTGGACCGTGTCTCAGTTCCAGTGTGGCTGGTCATCCTCTCAGACCAGCTAGGGATCGTCGCCTAGGTGAGCCATTACCCCACCTACTAGCTAATCCCATCTGGGCACATCCGATGGCAAGAGGCCCGAAGGTCCCCCTCTTTGGTCTTGCGACATTATGCGGTATTAGCTACCGTTTCCAGTAGTTATCCCCCTCCATCAGGCAGTTTCCCAGACATTACTCACCCGTCCGCCACTCGTCACCCGAGAGCAAGCTCTCTGTGCTACCGTTCGACTTGCATGTGTTAGGCCTGCCGCCAGCGTTCAATCTGAGCCATGATCAAACTCTTCAATTTAAGTTTGATGCTCGTGAATTAAACTTCGTAATGAATTACGTGTTCACTCAGAGACTTGGTATTCATTTTTCGTCCGAGGACGTTAAGAATCCATGTCACTTTGAGTGCCCACACAGATTGTCTGATAAATTGTTAAAGAGCAGTGCAACGCGGCTTTCGCTCACCGTTGCGAGGTCCCGTATATTACGTTTTCCTCATTCAGAGTCAAGCGATTATTTTCCCTTTTCTCTGCCGGGCATTCATCGCTGAACCCCGCTGACCCGGCGGCTTGCGTGCCGTTGTTCCGTGTCAGTGGAGGCGCATTATAGGGAGTTCTTCGGCGCTGACAAGCGTAAAATTAAAAAAAACTACCAACCGTGTTTTTTTTCGCCAAAAGCCTCATCTTTTAGCCAGAAACGGTGCTAATTGCTGTTTTCGTCACCACAACCCGCCTGCAGGTGGCATACTTACTGGCATCAAGATTTAAGGAATATGCTTTATGCCTTTAAGCGCGCAACAGCTGGCGGCACAAAAAAACCTTTCCTATGTGCTGGCAGAAAAACTGGCACAGCGGATCCTGGCAGGTGTTTACATGCCTGGCAGCATCCTGCCGGGCGAACTGGAACTGGGGGAACAGTTTGGCGTGAGCCGAACGGCCGTTCGTGAAGCTGTGAAAACGTTAACCGCGAAAGGAATGGTGCTGCCCCGTCCGCGCATCGGTACGCGCGTGATGCCTCAGGGCAACTGGAACTTCCTCGATCAGGAGCTGCTCTCCTGGTGGATGACGGAAGATAACTTCCAGCAGGTTATTGATCACTTCCTTGTTATGCGCAGTAGCCTGGAGCCGCAGGCCTGCCTGCTGGCCGCAACGATCGGAACGGCAGAGCAAAAGGCCCGACTAAACACCCTGATGGATGAGATAGTTCATCTGAAGAAAAACTTTAACCGGGAACGCTGGATAGATGTGGATATGGCCTGGCACGAGCATATCTATGAGATGAGCGGTAATCCGTTCCTGACCTCTTTTGCCTCGCTCTTTCACTCTGTCTATCACACCTACTTTACCTCTATTACCCAGGATGAAGTGGTTAAGCTGGATTTACATCAGGCTATTGTCGATGCCATTCAGGACAGTGACGGGCCACGCGCCATGGCAGCCAGCCAGGCGCTGCTTGCCCCACCAGCACGGTAGCCATAACAACAGGAACTCGAATGACAGTAAAAAAAGCACGCAGTATGGCGGGCCTGCCGTGGATAGCGGCAATGGCCTTCTTTATGCAGGCCCTGGATGCGACCATCCTTAATACTGCCCTTCCCGCAATAGCCCAAAGCCTGAACCGTTCTCCGCTGGCCATGCAGTCGGCCATCATCAGTTATACCCTGACCGTTGCGATGCTGATCCCGGTGAGCGGCTGGCTGGCCGATCGCTTCGGCACCCGCCGTGTCTTTATGCTGGCGGTAACGTTGTTTACGCTGGGCTCGCTGGCTTGCGCACTCTCCAGTTCTCTGGGAGAGCTGGTTGTCTTCCGGGTAATCCAGGGGATAGGCGGCGCGATGATGATGCCGGTTGCGCGCCTGGCCCTGTTACGGGCCTACCCGCGCAGCGAGCTGTTGCCGGTGCTTAACTTTGTCACCATGCCGGGCCTGGTCGGGCCGATCCTCGGACCGGTACTGGGTGGCGTGCTGGTCACCTGGGCCAGCTGGCACTGGATATTCCTCATTAATATTCCGATTGGGATCGCCGGGCTTTTCTATGCCCGCAAATTTATGCCGAACTTCACCACCCCACGGCGTAAATTTGATATGGGCGGGTTTTTCCTGTTTGGCCTGAGCCTGGTGCTGTTTTCAAGCGGTATGGAGCTGTTCGGTGAGAAAGTGGTGGCGACCTGGCTGGCTATCTCCATCATTTTCAGCGGCATCGTTCTCTTCCTTCTTTATATCCGTCACGCGCGCCGTCATCCGACGCCGCTTATTTCGCTGTCGCTGTTTAATACTCGAACTTTCTCGGTGGGTATTGCCGGCAACATTGCCTCACGGTTGGGTACCGGTTGTGTTCCTTTCCTTATGCCGCTGATGCTACAGGTCGGGTTTGGTTACCCGGCACTGATTGCGGGCTGCATGATGGCGCCTACGGCGGTGGGCTCGATCCTCGCCAAATCCGGCGTGACGCAATTGCTGCGCCGGCTGGGCTACCGCAGGACGCTGGTTGGCGTGACAATATTTATCGGTGTGATGATTGCACAGTTCTCACTGCAGTCGGCGGCGTTGCCGGTATGGCTGCTGATCCTGCCGCTGTTTGTGCTGGGGATGGCGATGTCCATCCAGTTCACGTCGATGAACACCATTACCCTTGCCGATCTCAACGACGAGAATGCCAGCGGCGGTAACAGCGTGCTGGCGGTGACACAACAGCTGTCGATCAGTCTGGGGGTGGCGGTAAGTGCGGCAGTACTGCGTTTTTATGAAGGGTTCGACAACACAAATACTGTCGAACAGTTTCACTTCACCTTTATCACCATGGGCGTGCTGACGGTGATCTCGGCGCTGGTCTTTATGCTGCTAAAACCGAAGGATGGTCGTAATCTTATTAAAGATCGGCACAAACCTAAACAGACCCCCGTTCCATCAGAACAGGAGTAAGCTGCAGCCGCTGTTGTTGCAGAGCGGGCTGGGCGATACGGTGGATCAGGACATCAACCGCCAGCTCGCCCAGTTCATCTTTTGGCTGATGGATGGTGGTGAGCGGCGGCGTCATATACTGCGCCAGTTCGATATCGTCATACCCCACCACGGCGATATCGTCCGGGATACGCAGTCCCGCCTGATAAAGCGCCTTGTAAGCCCCTACCGCCATCGCATCATTACCAATAAAGACCGCCTGCGGGCGCTCCTTCTGGGCCAGTAGAGCCTGCATCGCCTCAAACCCGCCGCTAAATTCAAAGTCACCGGTGATTTGATAGCCCTCAGGCACCGGCAAACCGGCACGCGCCATCGCCACCAGGAACCCTTCCAGCCGCAGGCGGGCGGGGGTTTTATCCAGCGGACCGGTAATACAGGCGATGCGGGTGTGGCCTTTATCAATCAGATGCTGTGTCGCCATGTCCCCGCCCAGCAACGAGTTATCCTGGATGAGATCGCTGGTACCGTCGAACGGCGCCCAGTCCATCATCACCGTGGGAACGGAGGGGTAGCGCTGCATAATCTCGGGGGAGGGTTGGTGCGTTTCGGTGCACAGCAATAGCAATCCGTCGACGCGCTTTTGCATCAGCGTCTCCAGATTGCGGTTCATCCGCTGTTCGTCGCCTTCGGTATTGCATAACACCAGGCTGTAGCCACGCTCAAAACAGCTGCGCTCAACGCCGCGCACCAGTTCAGAATAAAAGGGGTTGGTACTGGCCGTAATGAGCATGCCAATGGTACGCGTCTGGTTGAGTTTCAGACTGCGCGCCAGGGCGGAAGGCGCATAATTGAGGGATTTAACGGCAGCCTCGACCTTCTCCCGAATCGCGTCGCTGACGAAGCGATCGTTATTGATGACGTGGGAGACCGTCGAAGTAGAGACGCCCGCCATGCGGGCGACATCTTTCATTGTGGCCAAGCGTTACCTCTGCTGACTTAAAAATTCATCGATCTCATTACGCCATGGTACAGAAGGCTGTGCACCTGGACGGGTCACCGCAATGGCCGCCGCCGCATGGGCAAAGCGGATTGCGTCATCCAGGTGTTCGCCTTCCAGCAGCGCCGTCACCAGCGCACCATTAAAGGTGTCGCCCGCAGCGATGGTATCGACAGCTTTCACCTTAAAGCCAGGAATGCGACGCCCTTCTCCCTCAACGCTGGCCCATACGCCGCGGCTGCCAAGAGTAATGATGACCGTGTGGATGCCTTTGTCGTGCAGGGCTTTCGCCGCGCGCGCCGCATCCTCATCGTTTTCAACGCGAATGCCCGTCAGCTTTTCGGCCTCGGTTTCATTCGGGGTAATAATGTCCACCAGCGCCAGAAGCTCGTCTGATAATACACGGGCTGGCGCGGGATTTAGTACGACAGTGGTATGATTTTCATGAGCAATTTTCGCTGCCGCCAGCACGCTTTCTACCGGGGATTCCAGCTGCATCAGCAGGGCGTCGGCACTGGCGATAAGCGCATGTTGCGCCGCCACTCGTTCAGGTATCAGCGCCGCGTTTGCCCCCGCATGAATACCGATGACATTCTCACCTTCTCCGTTGACAAAAATCAGCGCCACGCCGGTTGATTCACCGTCCACCACGCTCACTGGCGCAATATCGATGTTGTCGCTTTCCAGCTGCTGGCGAACGCGATCCCCGGTATCGTCATCGCCGGTACAGGCGATAAAGGCGATGTTCGCCCCGCTACGTCCGGCAGCGACCGCCTGGTTCGCGCCCTTGCCGCCAAAGGCGACCTGGTAGCGATGACCCGTTACGGTTTCGCCCGGTGTCGGGAAAGCGTCAAGGTTAAGAATGTGATCGGCATTAATACTGCCAAGGACGACGAGCTTACCTGCGGTTTTCATAGTTGAAGTGTCCATCAGAGAGTGCCACCGGGATGCCCCGGTGGCGTATGCCACTCTTTTCTTTATATGTTGTCCCTCAGGCAGCCTGCGACTGCCTGAATCGCATATTACTGCTTGATGACCAGTTTCAGGTCAACAGGGTATTTGGCCTGAACTTTCTCGCCCTTCAGCACTTTGTCAGCAGTCTGCACGCCAGTGGCGCCGATCTGCTCTGGCAGCTGAGCGATGGTCGCAGCCAGTTTGCCATCGTTTACCGCTTTTTCACCATCAGGCGTGCCGTCAAATCCAACCACCATCACATCAGATTTACCCGCAGTCTGCAGCGCACGCAGCGCGCCCAGCGCCATTTCATCGTTCTGTGCGAATACCGCTTTAACGTCCGGGTGCGCGGTCAGCAGGTTCTGCATGACGTTCAGGCCCTTAGTACGGTCGAAGTCTGCCGGCTGGCTGGCCAGTACGTTGAATTTGTGGGCAGCAACCGCCTGCTGGAAGCCTTCGCCACGCTCACGCGCTGCGGAAGTCCCGGCGATACCCTGCAGTTCGATAACCTTGGCGCCCTCGCCTGCTTTTTTGGCGATGTAGTCACCGGCGATTTTGCCGCCCAGCACGTTATCAGAGGCAATGTGGCTGACCACTTCGCCTTTAGATGCCTGACGGTCCAGGGTGATCACCGGGATGTTAGCCTGGTTTGCCATCTTCACGGCGTTACCTACCGCATCGGAATCGGTCGGGTTGATCAGCAGAATTTTGGTGCCGCGAACGGTTAAGTCCTGCACGTTAGCCAGCTCTTTTGCCGGGTTGTTCTGGGAGTCGAGGATCACCAGGTTGTAGCCCAGTTTGTCGGCCTCTTTCTGCGCGCCATCCTTCAGGGAGACGAAGAACGGGTTGTTCAGGGTAGAAACCACCAGCGCGATGGTATCTTTCGCCATGGCGTTTGCACTCACGGTTGCGCTCAGCGCGACAGCAGAAACCAGGGTAGCCAGTTTTTTCATGTTCATATCAAAGATGTCCTGTAGTGTCGTCAGTTACTGTTTTTTGTTGTCTACCAGTACCGCCAGCAAAATCACTACCGCTTTGACGATCATCTGGTAATAGGAAGAAACACCTAACAAATTCAATCCATTATTCAGGAAGCCGAGGATCAGCGCACCGATCAGCGTACCGACGATGCGGCCTTTCCCCCCGGCCAGGCTGGTGCCGCCCAGCACGACCGCGGCGATGGCATCCAGCTCATAGCCCGTACCGGCGGTCGGTTGCGCAGACGAGAGACGCGCCACTTCGATAATCCCCGCCAGCGAAGCCAGCAGGCCGCTCAGGGAGTAGACGATAACTTTGACTTTATTGACGCTGATACCGGACAGACGCGTCGCCGCTTCGTTCCCCCCCAGGGCATAGATATAGCGGCCCAGGCGGGTGTGATGCAACATGTACCACGCCGCGAGGAAGACTAACCCCATGATCCAGACCGGCGTCGGGATACCCAGCGGGCGGCCAATACCGAACCAGCCAAACAGATCGGCGTTGTCGGTAAAGCCGGTGTTAACCGGGCTGCCGTTGGTGTAAACCATGGTCACACCGCGCAGCAACAGCATCATCACCAGGGTAGCAATAAACGCCTGAACACGACCTTTCGCCACAATAACACCGGTAACAGCCCCAATAGCCGCACCCAGCGCCAGCGCCGCTGCAACGGCCACCAGCGCGTTGACTTCAATCCCTACAATTGAAGCAGCAACCGCGCCGGTGAGCGCCAGCAGGGAACCGACGGACAGATCGATACCCGAGGTCAGAATCACCAGCGTCATGCCCACCGCCATAATGGCGTTCACGGACGTCTGCTGGAGAATGTTGAACAGGTTATTAACGGTAAAAAAGTTCGGGCTCATGGTAGAGACAATCGCGATCAGCACCAGCAGGGCAATCAGCGATTTTTGTTCCATCAACCATGCCTTCGTGAAATAACGGCGTCCAGAAACAGCCTGGGTAGTCATCTTCTTACTCCTGATCCACGCGATTAAGCTTGCCCACAGCGGCAGCCATCAGAATTTCCTGGGTGGCCTGCTCGCGACTGAATTCACCGCCGAGATGCCCTTCATGCATGACGATAATGCGATCGCTCATGCCTAATACCTCTGGCATCTCGGAAGAGACCAGAATGATGCTTAGCCCGTCAGCCTTAAACTGGTTAATGAGCTGGTAAATCTCTTTTTTGGCGCCAACGTCCACGCCGCGCGTCGGTTCATCAAGAATCAGCACCTTCGGACGGGTCATCAGACCGCGGGCAATCGCCACTTTCTGCTGATTCCCGCCGGAGAGCAGCCCGATAGCCTGTTCCATCGACGGGGTTTTAACATTAAAGAGGCGGATAAAATCGCTGACTGCCTGCTGCTCGTCTTTATGCTTCAGACCACCGCCGCTGCGGCTGAAGTAGCGTAGCGCGGTTAAGGACATGTTCTCTTTCACCGACATGCCCAGTACCAGGCCATCGCGCTTACGGTCTTCGGAGATATAGACGATACCGTTCGCCAGGCCATCCTGCGGAGAACGGGTGACAACTTCATGACCATCAAGGGTGACATAGCCGCTGGTGCGCGGGTTGGCGCCATACAGCACCTTCATCAGCTCGGTACGCCCGGCGCCCATCAGCCCGGCCACGCCGAGGATCTCCCCCTGACGCAGGGTAAAGCTGACATCATGCACCCCAGGGCCAGACAAATTGTCGACCTTCAGGCGGATCTCGCCCGGCGCTTTATCGATACGTGGATACTGGTCTTCCAGCTTACGTCCCACCATCATCTCAATCAGCGTATCTTCGGTGAGGGTCACCACTTCACGCTCGGCAATAAACTGCCCGTCGCGGAAGACGGTGACGTCATCGCAAATCTCGAAGATCTCTTTCATACGGTGGGAGATATAGACAATGCCGCGCCCCTGCGCTTTCAGCTCGCGGATCACGCGGAACAGGGAGTCGGTTTCGGTATCGGTGAGGGCGTCGGTCGGTTCATCCATCACGATAACCCGGGATTCGAAACTCAGGACCTTGGCGATTTCGACCATCTGCTGATCGCCGATAGAGAGTTCGCCCACCAGACGATCGCTCTTAAAGCGCAGATTCAGCTTCGCCAGCAGTTTGTCGGCTTCGGCATACATCTGTTTCCAGTCGATTTTGCCAAAGCGGTTAACAAACTCACGCCCCAGGAAGATGTTCTCCGCGATGGAGAGCTGCGGGATGAGGTTCAGCTCCTGGTGGATGATGCCTATCCCGGCTTCCTGGGAGGATTTCGGGCCGTTGAAGGTGGTCTCTTTTCCCAGCCACAGCAGCGAACCGGCATCGCGTTGATAGATCCCGGTCAGCACTTTCATCATGGTGGATTTGCCAGCGCCGTTTTCGCCCACCAGCGCCATCACGCGCCCGGCGTAAACATTCAGCGCGGCCCCGGAGAGGGCTTTGACGCCCGGGAACGATTTATCGATCCCTTTCAGTTGCAGTAGTGCGTCCATGATGGCCTCAGAAGGTGACGCCAGCACAGAGAATGATATTCGCATACGGGGAACACTCCCCGCTGCGAATCACCGCCTGGCTGTCAGCGGTATTTTTCTTGAACTGCTCGTGCGTTATGTAACTTATTTTTATGGTGTTTCCCTGGTGTTGTTGCAGTTGCTTGATGTGGCCAAGCAACGTTTCGTGGAGCTGCGGATTATGTTGTTTGATTTCCGTTGCGAGAATGGCTTCCTCAACCTGCATCTCGGTTGTCACCACATCCAGCACCTGCATAAACGTGGGCACGCCCTGCGTTAATGCCAGATCAATACGCGTTGTGCTGTGGGGAATGGGTAAACCCGCATCACAAACTACCAGCGTATCGGTATGCCCGAGACGGGAGATGACCGATGAGACTTCAGAGTTGAGTACCGTGCCTTTCTTCATTTTCTTGCTCCACTAGCGAAACGTTTCGCTGACATCAGTTTTATCTTACCGATGCGCAGAAAACCACCATGACGTAACAGATTTGTGATCGTTGTCGAAACGTTTCGCTAAGTGAAATGGGGAGATAAATATGGCGGTCAGGCATGGGTTTTGTAGGCCGGGTAAGCGAAGCGCCACCCGGCATTTTCAGGAGGGATTAAATCTCGACTTGCGTCCCCAGCTCAATCACGCGGTTAGGCGGGATCTCGAACTGGTCAGGCGCGCGCAGGGCGTTACGCTGGAGAATAAGATAGAGCTTCCCACGCAGGCGCAGATACCACGGGCGTTTGCCGATGATCAGCGACTCGTGGGACATAAAGAACGAGGTCTCCATCATCCGGCAGCTTAAACCCTCCAGACCGCAGCGGTGGAACACCTCTTCCACGTTCGGGGTTTCACGCCAGCCGTAGCTGGCCACCACCCGCCAGAAGGTGGGCGACAGCTGCTCTATCTGCACCCGGCGGACGTTATGCACATAGGGCGCATCCTCGGTACGCAGGGTCAACAGGATCACCCGCTCGTGCAGCACTTTGTTGTGCTTGAGGTTGTGCATCAGGGCAAACGGGATCACGTTCAGCGCGCGCGACATATAGACCGCAGTGCCGGGTACGCGCACCGGCGGAGATTTCTCCAGCGAGGCAATCATCGCCTCCAGAGAATTACCGTGTTCATGCATCCGGCGCAGCAGGCGGAAACGCTCGCTCTTCCAGGTGGTCATCACAATGAACATCACCAGACCCAGCGTCAGCGGCAGCCAGCCGCCGGAGACAATCTTGTCGAGGTTCGCGGAGAACAGCGGCACGTCAATACAGAGGAAGCCGACCAGAATCATCCCCACAAGGAATTTATTCCAGTGCCAATTCCGGTACGCCACCGTGGTAGAGAGGATCGAGGTCAGCACCATCGTACCGGTAACGGCAATACCGTAGGCCGCCGCCAGGTTACTGGAGTGCTCGAAGCTGACGAT encodes the following:
- a CDS encoding FadR/GntR family transcriptional regulator, translated to MPLSAQQLAAQKNLSYVLAEKLAQRILAGVYMPGSILPGELELGEQFGVSRTAVREAVKTLTAKGMVLPRPRIGTRVMPQGNWNFLDQELLSWWMTEDNFQQVIDHFLVMRSSLEPQACLLAATIGTAEQKARLNTLMDEIVHLKKNFNRERWIDVDMAWHEHIYEMSGNPFLTSFASLFHSVYHTYFTSITQDEVVKLDLHQAIVDAIQDSDGPRAMAASQALLAPPAR
- the mdtD gene encoding multidrug transporter subunit MdtD, producing MTVKKARSMAGLPWIAAMAFFMQALDATILNTALPAIAQSLNRSPLAMQSAIISYTLTVAMLIPVSGWLADRFGTRRVFMLAVTLFTLGSLACALSSSLGELVVFRVIQGIGGAMMMPVARLALLRAYPRSELLPVLNFVTMPGLVGPILGPVLGGVLVTWASWHWIFLINIPIGIAGLFYARKFMPNFTTPRRKFDMGGFFLFGLSLVLFSSGMELFGEKVVATWLAISIIFSGIVLFLLYIRHARRHPTPLISLSLFNTRTFSVGIAGNIASRLGTGCVPFLMPLMLQVGFGYPALIAGCMMAPTAVGSILAKSGVTQLLRRLGYRRTLVGVTIFIGVMIAQFSLQSAALPVWLLILPLFVLGMAMSIQFTSMNTITLADLNDENASGGNSVLAVTQQLSISLGVAVSAAVLRFYEGFDNTNTVEQFHFTFITMGVLTVISALVFMLLKPKDGRNLIKDRHKPKQTPVPSEQE
- the rbsR gene encoding ribose operon transcriptional repressor RbsR, yielding MATMKDVARMAGVSTSTVSHVINNDRFVSDAIREKVEAAVKSLNYAPSALARSLKLNQTRTIGMLITASTNPFYSELVRGVERSCFERGYSLVLCNTEGDEQRMNRNLETLMQKRVDGLLLLCTETHQPSPEIMQRYPSVPTVMMDWAPFDGTSDLIQDNSLLGGDMATQHLIDKGHTRIACITGPLDKTPARLRLEGFLVAMARAGLPVPEGYQITGDFEFSGGFEAMQALLAQKERPQAVFIGNDAMAVGAYKALYQAGLRIPDDIAVVGYDDIELAQYMTPPLTTIHQPKDELGELAVDVLIHRIAQPALQQQRLQLTPVLMERGSV
- the rbsK gene encoding ribokinase, encoding MKTAGKLVVLGSINADHILNLDAFPTPGETVTGHRYQVAFGGKGANQAVAAGRSGANIAFIACTGDDDTGDRVRQQLESDNIDIAPVSVVDGESTGVALIFVNGEGENVIGIHAGANAALIPERVAAQHALIASADALLMQLESPVESVLAAAKIAHENHTTVVLNPAPARVLSDELLALVDIITPNETEAEKLTGIRVENDEDAARAAKALHDKGIHTVIITLGSRGVWASVEGEGRRIPGFKVKAVDTIAAGDTFNGALVTALLEGEHLDDAIRFAHAAAAIAVTRPGAQPSVPWRNEIDEFLSQQR
- the rbsB gene encoding ribose ABC transporter substrate-binding protein RbsB, whose protein sequence is MNMKKLATLVSAVALSATVSANAMAKDTIALVVSTLNNPFFVSLKDGAQKEADKLGYNLVILDSQNNPAKELANVQDLTVRGTKILLINPTDSDAVGNAVKMANQANIPVITLDRQASKGEVVSHIASDNVLGGKIAGDYIAKKAGEGAKVIELQGIAGTSAARERGEGFQQAVAAHKFNVLASQPADFDRTKGLNVMQNLLTAHPDVKAVFAQNDEMALGALRALQTAGKSDVMVVGFDGTPDGEKAVNDGKLAATIAQLPEQIGATGVQTADKVLKGEKVQAKYPVDLKLVIKQ
- the rbsC gene encoding ribose ABC transporter permease yields the protein MTTQAVSGRRYFTKAWLMEQKSLIALLVLIAIVSTMSPNFFTVNNLFNILQQTSVNAIMAVGMTLVILTSGIDLSVGSLLALTGAVAASIVGIEVNALVAVAAALALGAAIGAVTGVIVAKGRVQAFIATLVMMLLLRGVTMVYTNGSPVNTGFTDNADLFGWFGIGRPLGIPTPVWIMGLVFLAAWYMLHHTRLGRYIYALGGNEAATRLSGISVNKVKVIVYSLSGLLASLAGIIEVARLSSAQPTAGTGYELDAIAAVVLGGTSLAGGKGRIVGTLIGALILGFLNNGLNLLGVSSYYQMIVKAVVILLAVLVDNKKQ
- the rbsA gene encoding ribose ABC transporter ATP-binding protein RbsA, which translates into the protein MDALLQLKGIDKSFPGVKALSGAALNVYAGRVMALVGENGAGKSTMMKVLTGIYQRDAGSLLWLGKETTFNGPKSSQEAGIGIIHQELNLIPQLSIAENIFLGREFVNRFGKIDWKQMYAEADKLLAKLNLRFKSDRLVGELSIGDQQMVEIAKVLSFESRVIVMDEPTDALTDTETDSLFRVIRELKAQGRGIVYISHRMKEIFEICDDVTVFRDGQFIAEREVVTLTEDTLIEMMVGRKLEDQYPRIDKAPGEIRLKVDNLSGPGVHDVSFTLRQGEILGVAGLMGAGRTELMKVLYGANPRTSGYVTLDGHEVVTRSPQDGLANGIVYISEDRKRDGLVLGMSVKENMSLTALRYFSRSGGGLKHKDEQQAVSDFIRLFNVKTPSMEQAIGLLSGGNQQKVAIARGLMTRPKVLILDEPTRGVDVGAKKEIYQLINQFKADGLSIILVSSEMPEVLGMSDRIIVMHEGHLGGEFSREQATQEILMAAAVGKLNRVDQE
- the rbsD gene encoding D-ribose pyranase, which translates into the protein MKKGTVLNSEVSSVISRLGHTDTLVVCDAGLPIPHSTTRIDLALTQGVPTFMQVLDVVTTEMQVEEAILATEIKQHNPQLHETLLGHIKQLQQHQGNTIKISYITHEQFKKNTADSQAVIRSGECSPYANIILCAGVTF